From a single Microcoleus sp. FACHB-672 genomic region:
- a CDS encoding inositol monophosphatase family protein — MEARLEELGDFWAQVLDFAEKTAVRVGSQLMADFGQVQAAEKLDGSLVTQSDKWADQEIREAIAAAFPTHGVLSEEGEHIFPDTEWCWIIDPLDGTTNFARGIPIWGISIGLFHQGFPVFGYVYLPPLKQTFSAFWNEKSENSLTENPQGAFLNSQPIHTSQDDLSKNHFFSFCTRSISAIEHPFPCKIRMLGVATYNFLMVAAGITLGGVEATPKIWDIAAVWTIINAAGGAWVPLEQESIFPLEAGKDYSNRSYPTLVLSRPDLVPVFQPLVQSLSQSAKP; from the coding sequence ATGGAGGCGAGACTTGAGGAATTAGGGGATTTTTGGGCGCAAGTTTTAGACTTTGCTGAGAAGACTGCTGTGCGGGTTGGCAGTCAGTTAATGGCTGATTTCGGTCAAGTTCAAGCAGCAGAAAAATTAGATGGAAGTTTAGTTACCCAATCGGATAAATGGGCAGATCAGGAAATTCGAGAAGCCATCGCTGCTGCTTTTCCCACTCACGGAGTTTTAAGTGAAGAAGGAGAACACATTTTTCCAGATACTGAATGGTGCTGGATTATCGATCCTTTAGATGGCACAACAAATTTTGCTAGAGGAATTCCGATTTGGGGAATTTCAATCGGATTATTTCATCAAGGTTTTCCTGTGTTCGGGTATGTTTATTTACCGCCGTTAAAGCAAACTTTCTCTGCATTTTGGAACGAGAAATCAGAAAATTCTTTAACCGAAAATCCTCAAGGCGCTTTTCTGAATTCTCAGCCCATTCATACAAGCCAAGATGATTTATCTAAAAATCACTTTTTTAGTTTTTGCACTCGCAGCATTTCCGCAATTGAACATCCCTTCCCCTGCAAAATCCGAATGCTAGGCGTAGCAACGTATAACTTTTTAATGGTAGCCGCCGGCATCACTTTAGGCGGCGTAGAAGCAACCCCCAAAATTTGGGATATTGCCGCAGTTTGGACAATTATTAACGCCGCCGGTGGCGCTTGGGTTCCCCTAGAACAAGAATCCATCTTTCCCTTAGAAGCCGGCAAAGATTATAGCAATCGATCTTACCCAACCTTAGTCTTAAGCCGGCCCGATTTAGTGCCGGTGTTTCAACCCTTAGTACAATCACTCAGTCAATCTGCCAAACCTTAG
- a CDS encoding ChaN family lipoprotein has translation MKISQISKLFAWSLGLVLLYTGTACAQRISSPLQESHSRQEVLQELSKANVVYLGETHDSAEDHKAQLEILKELHRQNPKIAIAMEMFQRPYQNIIDKYLAGKLTETELVEKSEYEKRWGFPWEYYAPMLQFAKENKLPVLALNTPSELTRKVVREGLEGLTETDRQYIPTASEIDLSNKEYRQMVLDSFKQHQQAGHGSSADFERFFLAQVLWDETMADVIAQFLKQNLGYQVVVLAGQGHVIYGYGIPSRVERRMTGVAGKSFQQRLILLNSNSDFPVVSDKPVADFFWKSE, from the coding sequence ATGAAAATATCCCAAATTTCTAAACTGTTTGCTTGGTCGTTGGGACTGGTTCTATTGTACACCGGCACTGCTTGCGCTCAACGAATTTCTAGCCCTCTCCAGGAGTCCCACAGCCGACAAGAAGTCTTGCAGGAACTCAGCAAGGCAAATGTTGTGTATCTGGGAGAAACCCATGATAGCGCTGAGGATCATAAAGCTCAGTTAGAAATTTTGAAAGAATTGCACCGGCAAAATCCCAAAATTGCGATTGCAATGGAAATGTTTCAGCGTCCCTATCAAAATATTATTGACAAATATCTTGCCGGCAAGCTCACAGAAACGGAACTGGTAGAAAAAAGTGAGTACGAAAAGCGCTGGGGGTTTCCTTGGGAATATTATGCGCCGATGTTGCAGTTTGCGAAGGAAAATAAGCTGCCGGTATTAGCTTTAAATACGCCGTCAGAATTGACTCGAAAAGTTGTCCGTGAAGGTTTAGAAGGTTTAACTGAAACGGATCGGCAGTATATTCCCACGGCTTCGGAAATTGACCTTAGCAATAAGGAATACCGGCAAATGGTGTTAGATTCTTTTAAGCAGCATCAACAAGCCGGTCATGGTTCTAGTGCTGATTTTGAGCGATTTTTTCTGGCGCAAGTGCTGTGGGATGAAACAATGGCAGATGTGATTGCTCAATTTTTAAAGCAGAACCTAGGCTATCAAGTGGTTGTGTTGGCCGGCCAAGGTCATGTTATTTATGGATATGGGATTCCTAGTCGGGTTGAAAGGCGGATGACTGGGGTTGCCGGTAAGTCTTTTCAGCAACGGTTAATTTTGCTTAACTCTAACTCGGATTTTCCAGTGGTTTCAGATAAGCCGGTTGCTGATTTTTTTTGGAAGAGTGAGTAG
- a CDS encoding DUF2973 domain-containing protein: MLHLLYILAFTTLAFLAVGNLIRSLISLSAESQRPYSPISGSPASRGYGGTPHPELLDSNGKMVNEPLMVMKSMTVEDAREHLDALYNSSPGSPNQARDDA; encoded by the coding sequence ATGTTACACTTGCTATACATTCTTGCTTTTACGACCTTGGCTTTCTTGGCGGTCGGTAATTTAATTCGTAGCTTGATCAGCTTGAGTGCCGAGTCTCAACGCCCTTACTCACCCATATCAGGATCGCCGGCATCACGGGGATATGGGGGAACACCTCATCCAGAATTACTCGATTCTAATGGGAAAATGGTGAATGAGCCGCTGATGGTGATGAAGTCAATGACGGTAGAAGATGCCCGCGAACATTTAGACGCTCTCTATAATTCTTCTCCAGGTTCTCCTAACCAAGCTCGCGACGACGCTTAA
- a CDS encoding DUF2605 domain-containing protein — translation MLNPNLPEPDLLKTVLQPLLEDFQYWFGRSRSLLEAEEISFLGSDGQADLLARVMQAQQEVSTAKMLLNATDGKVGVEMEVLMPWHKLLTECWQVSMRNRMEKSNNAQPPQVG, via the coding sequence ATGCTGAATCCAAATCTGCCTGAACCCGACTTACTCAAGACGGTTTTACAGCCGCTCTTAGAAGACTTTCAGTATTGGTTTGGGCGCTCGCGCTCGCTTTTGGAAGCCGAAGAAATTTCTTTTCTCGGCAGCGACGGGCAAGCTGACTTACTGGCAAGAGTGATGCAGGCTCAGCAGGAAGTGAGTACGGCTAAAATGCTTCTAAACGCCACCGATGGCAAAGTGGGGGTGGAAATGGAAGTCTTAATGCCCTGGCACAAACTGCTCACCGAATGCTGGCAGGTGTCGATGCGTAACCGCATGGAAAAGTCTAACAACGCGCAGCCACCACAAGTGGGCTGA
- the thrS gene encoding threonine--tRNA ligase — protein sequence MVTSSPASPEEQPEKIHLPRTGESVALQKIRHTASHVMAMAVQKLFPKAQVTIGPWIDYGFYYDFDHPESFTEKDLKAIKKEMIKIVNRKLPVVREEVSREEARKRIEAINEPYKLEILEGIQEPITIYHLGEEWWDLCAGPHVENTSELNPKAFELESVAGAYWRGDATKQQLQRIYGTAWETPEQLAEYKRRKEEALKRDHRKLGKELGLFIFADPVGPGLPLWTPKGTILRSILEDFLKQEQIKRGYQQVVTPHIGRVDLFKISGHWQKYKEDMFPMMAEDAEAAAAEQGFALKPMNCPFHIQIYKSELHSYRELPIRLAEFGTVYRYEQSGELGGLTRVRGFTVDDSHLFVTPEQLDDEFLKVVDLILSVFKSLQLKNFKARLSFRDPALDKYIGSDEAWEKAQGAIRRAVETLGMNYFEGIGEAAFYGPKLDFIFQDALDREWQLGTVQVDYNLPERFDLEYVAADGSRQRPVMIHRAPFGSLERLIGILIEEYAGDFPLWLAPVQVRLLPVSDEFLPFAENVAAQMKALGIRAEADASYERLGKLIRNAEKDKIPVMAVVGEKEVSSNSLSIRTRASGELGSMPVPDVIERMKSAITDYSNF from the coding sequence ATGGTTACCTCATCTCCCGCTTCCCCAGAAGAACAACCCGAAAAAATCCATCTGCCGCGCACCGGCGAATCAGTAGCATTGCAAAAAATTCGCCACACCGCTTCCCATGTGATGGCAATGGCAGTGCAAAAGCTGTTTCCCAAAGCGCAAGTCACGATTGGCCCTTGGATAGACTACGGCTTTTACTACGACTTTGACCATCCAGAATCGTTTACGGAAAAGGATCTCAAGGCGATCAAAAAAGAGATGATTAAGATCGTCAACCGTAAACTGCCGGTGGTTCGGGAAGAAGTGAGCCGTGAGGAAGCCAGAAAGCGGATCGAGGCAATTAATGAGCCTTACAAACTAGAAATATTAGAAGGCATTCAAGAACCGATCACCATCTACCATTTGGGTGAAGAGTGGTGGGATTTGTGTGCCGGCCCTCATGTCGAAAACACCAGCGAACTCAACCCCAAGGCATTTGAACTCGAAAGTGTTGCCGGTGCCTATTGGCGCGGAGATGCCACCAAACAACAGCTACAACGCATTTACGGCACCGCTTGGGAAACACCAGAACAACTCGCAGAATACAAACGCCGCAAGGAAGAAGCACTCAAGCGCGACCACCGCAAACTGGGTAAAGAACTCGGCTTATTTATCTTCGCCGATCCCGTAGGCCCAGGATTACCCCTGTGGACACCGAAAGGCACCATTTTGCGGTCAATTCTTGAAGATTTCCTCAAACAAGAACAAATCAAACGCGGTTACCAGCAAGTCGTCACCCCTCACATCGGCAGAGTGGACTTGTTTAAAATTTCCGGTCACTGGCAGAAATATAAAGAGGATATGTTCCCCATGATGGCGGAGGACGCAGAAGCCGCCGCCGCCGAACAGGGTTTCGCCCTCAAGCCGATGAATTGCCCTTTCCATATCCAAATTTACAAGAGCGAGTTGCATTCCTATCGGGAATTGCCAATACGTTTAGCTGAATTTGGCACCGTCTACCGCTACGAACAATCAGGCGAACTCGGCGGCTTAACGCGGGTACGCGGCTTTACCGTTGATGACTCTCACCTATTTGTCACGCCAGAACAACTGGATGATGAATTCCTGAAAGTGGTGGATTTGATTCTGTCGGTGTTCAAAAGTCTGCAACTGAAGAACTTTAAGGCAAGGCTGAGTTTCCGCGATCCTGCCTTAGATAAGTACATCGGCTCAGATGAAGCGTGGGAGAAAGCCCAAGGTGCGATCCGTCGCGCCGTGGAAACCCTCGGCATGAACTACTTTGAGGGAATTGGAGAAGCGGCATTTTACGGGCCAAAACTCGATTTTATCTTCCAAGATGCTCTGGATCGCGAGTGGCAGTTGGGAACCGTTCAAGTTGATTACAACCTGCCGGAACGCTTTGATTTAGAGTATGTAGCGGCAGATGGTTCCCGTCAGCGTCCAGTAATGATTCACCGTGCTCCGTTTGGATCTTTGGAACGGCTGATCGGGATTTTGATTGAAGAATATGCCGGCGATTTTCCGCTTTGGTTAGCGCCAGTGCAGGTTCGCTTGCTGCCGGTGAGTGATGAGTTTCTGCCTTTTGCTGAAAACGTAGCTGCTCAGATGAAAGCGCTGGGGATTCGTGCTGAAGCAGATGCCAGCTATGAGCGTCTAGGTAAACTCATTCGCAATGCAGAGAAAGATAAAATTCCCGTGATGGCAGTGGTGGGAGAGAAGGAGGTTTCTTCAAATAGCCTTAGCATCCGCACCCGCGCTTCTGGGGAATTAGGTTCGATGCCGGTGCCTGATGTGATTGAGCGAATGAAAAGCGCGATCACGGATTACAGCAACTTTTAG
- a CDS encoding ATP-binding protein: MHLDAGNEQIHAYPPDKPVLGVKQNSPTPLRLQRSLSFLETWGFGLSGHIAWIGTATAMHAALGPGAIVVWLPTVFIGILLNRQVKRLGEQWPEMSGGTPNYITRLLKDYPGLGRYAALAYFISWATYLPVNAIILTDLIQANLEPLGIACPKTLLRIGFTVIAYIMAFSGTRALAILHAVFIFPAVGFLLLFGIQGMGWLAFSPDSPGLFPSAWPTLTFVDWAKWSFFGVYGACSCENASAFVADSRQPNKTLQCLTFAGWLLVPVFLGNSWVLARLATSPGLGEDSFANLLTAASPFWGSSATFLVTLLLASSCLLLPATAVSTCPRILYQLALDGHLAPVFTVVSPQGVLGPGLIFSLLFSLISLLWGDVARIVVVGCAGYMVTLMAFHLGFWLRRKFPEVRLPPASGSAAGGKRFAFLPWLSLGFFAVDAVFLVVGGLAWSREDVLIGLMLPVVTLAVDAAIRRSRFGLFRPNWWIQRYRGRHHNLFPDFVAFQVVILIFLICSAVAVGWAFGLRLYSHSSIFSNFLVVLLLTAAFVGVAIACWTSLPQVFAMNQAREAAEHLFTIALDAIVVLDENGMIRQANPAAERLFEISSNHLVGCHLNQWLPGLANDPEQWLSRSEQTLNQPNTDPSNSTSLSILEVAISDRFSQDASLSNRDLQEYVVILRDITERKQAEEALQKANEKLETRVEKRTNELRKTVEQLQTEIQERQRVEENLRAMQNQIVVQEKLASLGSLTAGIAHEIRNPLNFVTNFSELSAELAQELFEEIENQAERLDATTIEYFAELLNDLKQNLQKINHHGQRADSIVSNMLLHSRGQSGHWEPTDINKLLADYVNLAYHGMRAKEGTFNLSIETDYDAEIGKIEVVPQDISRVFLNIINNACYSTHKKKQTLENDFSPVLCVKTKNLEDRVEIRIRDNGKGMTSEVQDKIFNPFFTTKPAGEGTGLGLSLSHDIIVGQHRGELSVESEAEEYAEFIIVLPKKPA; this comes from the coding sequence ATGCACCTAGACGCTGGCAACGAACAGATTCATGCCTACCCACCAGACAAACCTGTTCTGGGTGTCAAGCAAAATTCGCCAACGCCCTTAAGACTCCAGCGCAGCCTCAGTTTCCTTGAAACTTGGGGCTTTGGTCTAAGTGGTCACATTGCCTGGATTGGCACGGCAACGGCAATGCACGCCGCACTTGGCCCAGGCGCGATTGTTGTGTGGTTGCCGACTGTATTTATCGGGATACTACTAAACCGGCAAGTGAAACGGTTAGGTGAACAGTGGCCAGAGATGTCAGGCGGAACGCCCAACTATATCACCAGGCTGCTGAAAGACTATCCAGGGCTAGGTCGTTATGCGGCGCTTGCTTACTTCATCAGCTGGGCAACCTATCTGCCGGTGAACGCGATCATCCTCACAGACTTAATCCAAGCCAACTTGGAACCTTTGGGGATTGCTTGCCCCAAAACGCTGCTCAGAATTGGATTTACCGTTATCGCTTATATCATGGCGTTTAGCGGCACCCGCGCCTTAGCAATTTTGCACGCAGTTTTCATTTTCCCAGCCGTCGGGTTTCTACTGCTATTTGGCATTCAAGGGATGGGATGGTTAGCCTTCTCCCCAGACAGTCCTGGACTTTTTCCGAGCGCTTGGCCAACCCTAACCTTTGTTGACTGGGCCAAGTGGTCATTTTTCGGGGTCTACGGGGCTTGTTCCTGTGAAAACGCGTCCGCCTTTGTCGCCGATAGCCGGCAGCCCAATAAAACGTTGCAATGTCTAACCTTTGCCGGCTGGTTGCTAGTGCCGGTGTTTCTAGGCAACTCCTGGGTTTTAGCACGCTTAGCCACCTCTCCCGGACTTGGGGAGGACTCGTTTGCCAACTTATTAACAGCAGCTTCACCATTCTGGGGTTCCTCGGCGACATTCCTAGTCACGCTGCTATTGGCTTCTAGCTGTCTTCTGCTTCCCGCCACAGCCGTTTCCACCTGTCCCCGCATTTTGTACCAACTTGCTTTAGACGGACACCTCGCACCCGTATTCACGGTTGTCTCTCCCCAAGGCGTTTTGGGTCCGGGTCTGATATTTTCACTTTTATTCAGTTTAATCAGCCTGTTGTGGGGAGATGTCGCCCGCATCGTGGTTGTCGGTTGCGCCGGCTACATGGTGACTTTAATGGCATTCCATCTGGGATTTTGGCTGCGGCGAAAGTTCCCAGAAGTGCGCTTGCCTCCTGCATCCGGGAGTGCTGCCGGTGGCAAGCGCTTCGCGTTTTTGCCTTGGTTGTCTCTTGGTTTCTTCGCAGTCGATGCCGTTTTCTTAGTGGTGGGAGGCTTAGCCTGGAGTCGGGAAGACGTGCTGATCGGCTTAATGCTACCTGTGGTGACTTTGGCAGTGGATGCGGCGATCCGTCGTAGCCGGTTTGGGCTATTTCGCCCGAACTGGTGGATTCAGCGTTACCGGGGACGACACCACAACCTATTTCCAGATTTTGTCGCGTTTCAGGTTGTCATTCTCATCTTTTTGATCTGTAGTGCCGTTGCTGTGGGTTGGGCTTTTGGCCTCAGATTATATTCTCACTCAAGTATTTTTTCTAATTTCTTGGTGGTACTGCTATTGACAGCCGCCTTTGTTGGAGTCGCGATTGCGTGCTGGACAAGCTTACCCCAGGTTTTCGCGATGAACCAGGCGCGAGAGGCTGCGGAACATCTGTTTACAATTGCCTTGGATGCAATTGTGGTGTTGGATGAAAATGGCATGATCCGGCAAGCCAATCCAGCCGCCGAACGTTTATTTGAAATTAGTTCTAACCACTTGGTCGGATGTCACCTAAATCAATGGCTGCCCGGATTGGCAAATGATCCAGAACAGTGGCTGAGCCGCAGCGAACAAACTTTGAATCAACCCAATACAGATCCGTCGAACTCAACGTCTTTAAGCATTCTTGAAGTTGCAATTTCAGACCGATTCTCCCAAGACGCTTCACTTTCAAACCGGGATTTACAAGAATATGTGGTAATTTTGCGCGATATTACCGAGCGCAAGCAGGCAGAAGAGGCGTTGCAAAAAGCGAATGAGAAGCTAGAAACCCGGGTTGAAAAGCGCACAAATGAACTGAGGAAAACTGTTGAGCAATTGCAGACGGAAATCCAAGAGCGTCAGCGGGTGGAAGAAAATCTCAGGGCAATGCAAAATCAAATTGTCGTGCAAGAAAAGCTGGCTTCTTTGGGAAGTTTAACTGCCGGCATTGCTCATGAAATTAGAAATCCTTTAAACTTTGTCACCAATTTTTCTGAACTTTCTGCGGAATTAGCACAAGAACTGTTTGAAGAAATTGAAAATCAAGCAGAGCGATTGGATGCAACGACAATTGAATATTTTGCAGAGCTGTTAAATGACCTCAAACAAAATCTTCAAAAAATCAATCATCACGGCCAGCGAGCTGATAGCATTGTCAGCAATATGCTTTTGCATTCTCGCGGTCAGAGTGGTCACTGGGAACCGACAGATATCAATAAGTTGCTTGCAGACTATGTCAATCTTGCTTATCATGGAATGCGAGCTAAGGAAGGCACTTTTAATTTAAGTATAGAAACCGATTATGACGCTGAAATAGGCAAAATAGAGGTGGTGCCACAAGATATCAGCCGGGTTTTCCTGAACATTATCAACAACGCTTGTTATTCAACCCATAAAAAGAAACAAACGCTGGAAAATGATTTTTCACCTGTGCTGTGTGTAAAAACTAAAAATCTGGAAGATCGGGTGGAAATTCGTATCCGCGATAATGGCAAAGGGATGACGTCAGAAGTGCAAGATAAAATTTTTAATCCCTTCTTTACAACTAAGCCGGCAGGAGAAGGAACCGGCTTGGGTTTATCGCTCAGTCACGATATTATTGTCGGGCAGCATCGAGGAGAACTCTCTGTTGAATCAGAAGCAGAGGAATATGCGGAGTTTATTATTGTTTTGCCGAAAAAGCCGGCCTAA
- a CDS encoding response regulator, protein MKIMVVDDEEDIQLLFKQKFRKEIKAGEVEFIFVLSAETAIDYLQNQGKACVVLILSDINMPGMNGLELLKIIKQNFSEIKVFMITAYSDEENYQIAKANGANDYIKKPVNFEILKEKIFSL, encoded by the coding sequence ATGAAAATCATGGTTGTGGACGATGAAGAAGATATCCAATTGCTATTCAAGCAAAAATTTAGAAAAGAAATCAAAGCCGGCGAAGTTGAATTTATTTTTGTCCTCTCCGCAGAGACGGCGATAGATTACTTGCAAAACCAGGGAAAAGCCTGCGTAGTCCTGATTCTCTCAGATATTAATATGCCAGGGATGAACGGGCTAGAACTCCTGAAAATTATCAAACAAAACTTTTCGGAGATAAAAGTATTTATGATTACGGCTTATAGCGATGAGGAAAATTATCAAATAGCGAAAGCGAATGGAGCAAATGATTATATCAAAAAACCTGTTAATTTTGAAATATTGAAAGAAAAAATATTTAGTTTATAA
- a CDS encoding response regulator, with protein sequence MPIKILFVDDEPDLELLISQKFKKKVHLGELQLVFARNGAEALEKLQEHPDTDMVLTDINMPVMDGLALLAKLNDINPTIKTVVMSAYGDMKNIRKAMNCGAFDFLTKPIDFQDLELTINKTWQCVQEIKQNLRVQQEQQEKLQQSEACAREQATNLEKALQDLRRTQGQLIQTEKMSLLGQLVAGVAHEINNPVNFIYGNLAHVSETAQNLLGLIELYQQCYPSPTPEIQNETEEIDLDFLSEDLPKMLSSMQVGAERIRQIVLTLRNFSRVDEAEKKPVNIHEGIDSTLMILQNRLKANAEQAAIEVVKEYGDLPKVECYAGQLNQVFMNIIGNAIDALNQSNKSRAPTEIKNCPSTITISTQVINSDSVRVSIKDNGPGMPARVKERLFDPFFTTKPSGEGTGLGLSISYQIVVDKHYGQLQCFSEIGQGAEFVIEIPIKQSCEMRMQVSSAPAEMTDEQRHGMLVD encoded by the coding sequence ATGCCAATAAAAATCTTATTTGTAGATGATGAACCAGATCTAGAGCTGCTAATCTCTCAGAAATTTAAGAAAAAGGTTCATTTAGGAGAATTGCAGCTAGTTTTTGCCCGAAATGGTGCGGAAGCACTGGAAAAGTTGCAAGAGCATCCAGATACAGATATGGTATTGACCGACATTAATATGCCGGTGATGGATGGCCTAGCTTTGCTGGCTAAACTTAATGATATAAATCCCACGATTAAAACAGTGGTTATGTCCGCCTATGGCGACATGAAAAATATTAGAAAGGCGATGAACTGTGGAGCTTTTGATTTTTTAACTAAACCCATCGATTTTCAGGATTTAGAACTTACGATTAACAAAACCTGGCAATGCGTACAGGAGATTAAACAAAACTTGCGGGTGCAACAAGAACAACAGGAAAAATTACAACAATCAGAAGCTTGCGCCAGAGAACAAGCAACCAACCTAGAAAAAGCCCTGCAAGATTTACGACGAACCCAAGGGCAATTAATTCAAACTGAGAAAATGTCTCTTCTCGGCCAATTGGTTGCAGGCGTGGCTCATGAAATTAATAACCCAGTTAACTTTATTTATGGCAATCTGGCTCACGTTAGCGAAACTGCTCAAAATTTGCTTGGTTTAATTGAGTTGTACCAGCAGTGCTATCCCTCTCCCACTCCTGAAATTCAAAATGAGACTGAAGAGATCGACCTTGATTTTTTAAGCGAAGATTTGCCAAAAATGCTGTCTTCAATGCAAGTTGGGGCTGAGCGTATTCGTCAAATTGTGCTGACGCTGCGGAACTTCTCACGGGTTGATGAAGCGGAGAAGAAGCCGGTCAATATTCATGAGGGGATTGATAGCACACTCATGATTTTGCAGAATCGCCTTAAGGCTAACGCCGAGCAGGCTGCTATTGAAGTTGTTAAGGAATATGGGGATTTACCAAAGGTAGAATGCTATGCCGGCCAATTGAATCAGGTATTTATGAATATCATCGGCAATGCCATTGATGCCTTGAACCAGTCTAACAAAAGTCGCGCTCCTACAGAAATTAAAAATTGTCCGAGTACAATTACAATTTCCACCCAAGTTATCAACTCTGATAGCGTAAGAGTCAGTATTAAGGATAATGGGCCAGGAATGCCGGCAAGGGTCAAAGAACGATTGTTTGACCCCTTCTTCACGACTAAACCAAGCGGTGAGGGCACCGGCTTGGGATTATCTATTAGTTATCAAATCGTTGTAGACAAGCACTACGGGCAGTTGCAGTGCTTCTCAGAAATCGGACAAGGGGCTGAGTTTGTGATAGAAATTCCTATCAAGCAAAGTTGTGAGATGCGGATGCAGGTGAGTTCAGCGCCGGCAGAGATGACGGATGAGCAGCGACATGGGATGCTGGTAGATTGA
- the thrB gene encoding homoserine kinase, whose protein sequence is MSAVSTVTVSVPATTANLGPGFDCIGAALTLYNQFQFTRLDTTEPALKITVTGIEAERVKTDDSNLAYQAFVHLYQKLAQTPPAVHIEIVLGVPLARGLGSSATAIVGGLVGANQLAGAPLSEIEVMQLAIAMEGHPDNVVPALLGGCRLAATASDGGWEICEIPWHSNIVPVVAIPNFELSTAEARRVLPANYSRTDAIFNTAHLGLLLRGLETGTGSWLRAAMQDRIHQPYRQALIAGYEAVFAAALDVGAYGMVISGAGPTLLALVETQLGESVAAAMKAAWAHQGVSAEVMSVKLDTQGARFS, encoded by the coding sequence ATGTCTGCTGTTTCCACCGTTACTGTTAGCGTGCCGGCTACTACTGCTAACTTAGGGCCGGGTTTTGATTGCATTGGGGCCGCTTTAACGCTTTACAATCAATTTCAGTTCACCCGTCTCGATACAACTGAACCGGCGCTTAAAATTACTGTCACCGGCATTGAGGCTGAGCGAGTTAAGACAGATGACAGCAATCTGGCTTATCAAGCATTTGTGCATCTTTACCAAAAACTCGCTCAAACGCCGCCGGCAGTCCACATCGAGATTGTGTTAGGCGTTCCCCTAGCCAGAGGTTTAGGCAGTTCTGCAACCGCGATTGTTGGTGGGTTAGTGGGTGCGAATCAGCTAGCCGGTGCGCCTTTAAGTGAAATTGAAGTGATGCAACTGGCAATCGCAATGGAGGGACACCCAGATAATGTGGTGCCGGCGCTTTTGGGCGGTTGCCGTCTCGCCGCAACAGCATCAGACGGTGGTTGGGAAATATGCGAGATTCCCTGGCACTCTAATATTGTGCCGGTGGTGGCGATTCCCAATTTTGAACTTTCTACCGCAGAAGCGCGGCGGGTGTTGCCGGCCAATTATTCTCGTACTGATGCGATTTTCAATACTGCTCATCTTGGTTTATTGCTGCGCGGCTTAGAAACCGGCACCGGCAGTTGGCTACGCGCGGCAATGCAAGATCGCATTCACCAACCTTATCGACAAGCTTTGATTGCTGGTTACGAAGCCGTATTTGCGGCTGCTTTGGATGTCGGTGCTTATGGCATGGTGATTAGCGGCGCTGGGCCAACGCTTTTAGCACTTGTTGAGACGCAATTGGGCGAATCAGTTGCAGCCGCAATGAAGGCAGCGTGGGCACACCAGGGGGTTAGCGCTGAAGTTATGTCAGTAAAGCTTGACACCCAAGGAGCAAGATTCTCCTAA